One part of the Aspergillus luchuensis IFO 4308 DNA, chromosome 5, nearly complete sequence genome encodes these proteins:
- a CDS encoding uncharacterized protein (COG:S;~EggNog:ENOG410PTH8) yields the protein MKLHNLCWGFTRLLHRCGTLILRQFKLGLTTSPKCARCTRNMGWTQLSSTSIASFPMWTHELQTRAFLMAVLSWTFVTGPAFEDGRDPLCPGPSEEDGDGPYMRPWMTALSQMGSHTSVIIYDAREHRIWIPDPVDDCSCDPTLYDVPNEAPESEKGTNFEHLPSRPAGDVLRDIARWYRELKVLPGGSDDSCIDWDAGRLDVKGLYRMHGWPGNFDGDAFQVDQLRALGLASVGKYTNQILLQLKRCMISVEESDRKIARLQKSLAAAKSKDEEWMFRMELWKAERSFRRNNNDLLEEERKLIAQEYSQTKRKLESAQVRKRGARRWLEEKSKDADAYTVETVRERLRGYEQEAALYEKVQKAIEVDKDQLGNLGDKTGFAKEKEASSWKDVALHFQGELDALREWAAQIPADAEHAKLKANEQIQDYEQSVAAKTATTWLTKPRLFEESRR from the coding sequence ATGAAGTTGCACAATTTATGCTGGGGATTTACCAGACTCTTGCACAGATGCGGTACCTTGATCCTAAGACAATTCAAACTGGGCCTCACGACATCTCCAAAATGCGCCCGGTGTACGAGAAACATGGGCTGGACCCAGCTATCATCTACCTCTATAGCATCCTTCCCTATGTGGACTCACGAATTGCAAACACGAGCCTTTTTGATGGCAGTTCTTTCATGGACTTTCGTGACGGGTCCTGCGTTCGAAGACGGCCGTGATCCGTTATGCCCCGGGCCCTCGGAAGAGGACGGAGACGGGCCATACATGCGTCCCTGGATGACGGCGTTATCACAGATGGGAAGCCACACAAGTGTTATCATATATGATGCACGAGAGCACCGCATCTGGATTCCGGATCCTGTGGACGATTGCAGCTGCGACCCGACGCTATACGATGTGCCGAATGAAGCGCCCGAGAGCGAGAAGGGGACTAACTTTGAGCACCTTCCTAGCAGGCCTGCGGGAGATGTATTGCGGGATATCGCCCGATGGTATCGCGAACTCAAGGTACTACCAGGTGGAAGCGACGATAGCTGCATTGACTGGGATGCTGGAAGGCTGGATGTGAAAGGGCTGTATCGGATGCACGGATGGCCGGGCAACTTCGATGGCGATGCATTTCAGGTGGATCAACTAAGGGCTTTAGGTCTTGCCAGTGTCGGAAAGTACACAAACCAAATATTGCTACAATTAAAAAGGTGTATGATCTCAGTGGAAGAGAGTGATCGCAAAATCGCAAGATTGCAAAAATCACTTGCTGCAGCGAAGAGCAAGGACGAAGAGTGGATGTTCCGGATGGAGCTTTGGAAAGCGGAAAGGTCTTTTCGCAGAAACAACAATGATctcctggaggaggagcgcaaATTAATCGCCCAGGAATACTCTCAAACCAAGAGAAAGCTTGAGTCGGCGCAAGTCAGAAAGAGGGGCGCTAGGAGATGGTTGGAAGAAAAATCCAAGGACGCCGATGCCTACACTGTTGAAACAGTACGAGAACGCCTTCGCGGATATGAGCAGGAGGCAGCACTCTACGAAAAGGTCCAGAAGGCGATCGAGGTAGACAAAGACCAGTTAGGCAACTTGGGCGATAAAACAGGGTTCgccaaggagaaagaggccTCTTCATGGAAAGACGTGGCCCTACATTTTCAAGGGGAGCTCGACGCGCTACGGGAATGGGCTGCTCAAATTCCCGCTGATGCCGAGCACGCAAAACTGAAGGCTAATGAGCAGATCCAAGATTATGAACAGTCGGTCGCGGCAAAGACAGCTACTACATGGCTGACCAAGCCGAGGTTATTTGAAGAATCTCGGCGTTGA
- a CDS encoding GMC family oxidoreductase (CAZy:AA3;~COG:E;~EggNog:ENOG410PFGF;~InterPro:IPR012132,IPR036188,IPR000172,IPR007867;~PFAM:PF05199,PF00732;~go_function: GO:0016614 - oxidoreductase activity, acting on CH-OH group of donors [Evidence IEA];~go_function: GO:0050660 - flavin adenine dinucleotide binding [Evidence IEA];~go_process: GO:0055114 - oxidation-reduction process [Evidence IEA]), with protein MMRRDTSSLSEIQPVYDYVVVGGGTSGLVVASRLTEDPAVSVLVLEAGSDRVDDPRIAAPGLSASTYFDPEFDWSLISEPQEGLNGRRLAQSRGRTLGGSSAINMGMAIYPSRSDIDSWEQLGNSGWNWKSLSAYMRKSQTFIPPSDEVRDQLSLGYVDPDVQGTNGPIHISFGDGPFPAFTAAWPRTFEALNHRLTGDPMSGLAKGAFCNPATIHGTSRARSHAGVAYYTPEIAQRSNLRVITEAFVEKVLLDKTACVDDGQAIATGIQFRGNDGIQRTVAAKAEVILAAGTIKTPHLLELSGIGDAKLLQAHGIDIIIDNPNVGENLQEHGLVPFTWEAADGQITGEALRDPEVAKAAMEAWQSSGAGPLGSHPLGSAFMTLPELENGELSGLIEKHLKEEGSARQTAQYRILRRFLEDHDEPTCQYTLAPFQMTPDKGSDPRGTFSMSEPGNYISIVAVLNRPFSRGSVHLASSDPTVLPTFDPRMLSHPLDLEIQARHVMWLETLAATEPMASLLKPNGRRLHYPTRVTSLETARELTRDRLLCHYHVSGTAAMMPREIGGVVDDRLRVYGCRNLRVVDASVIPLIPRGNIQTTVYAVAEKAADIIKEDRLASL; from the exons ATGATGAGAAGAGATACCTCATCTTTGTCCGAAATCCAGCCAGTGTACGACTATGTcgttgttggaggaggaacttccgggttggtggtggccaGCCGATTGACAGAAGACCCCGCAGTCAGCGTTCTGGTGTTGGAAGCTGGAAGCGATCGTGTGGACGATCCGCGTATCGCAGCTCCGGGCCTCTCGGCCAGTACCTATTTTGACCCTGAATTCGATTGGAGCCTTATCAGTGAACCTCAG GAAGGTCTTAATGGCCGACGCCTTGCTCAGTCCCGCGGTCGAACATTGGGAGGTTCCTCGGCTATCAACATGGGCATGGCAATCTACCCTAGCCGTAGCGATATCGACTCATGGGAGCAGCTGGGAAACTCGGGATGGAACTGGAAGTCTCTGTCCGCCTACATGCGAAAATCGCAGACATTTATACCGCCGTCGGATGAGGTTCGCGACCAGCTATCGCTAGGCTATGTTGATCCGGATGTTCAAGGGACCAATGGACCCATTCATATTTCGTTTGGTGATGGGCCTTTCCCGGCATTCACGGCCGCCTGGCCCCGGACATTTGAGGCTTTGAATCATCGACTGACAGGGGACCCAATGTCTGGTCTGGCCAAGGGTGCCTTTTGCAATCCGGCTACTATCCACGGCACCTCACGGGCTCGTAGTCATGCGGGGGTCGCCTATTATACTCCCGAAATAGCGCAACGCTCGAATCTCCGAGTCATCACCGAAGCATTTGTGGAGAAGGTTCTGCTCGACAAGACAGCCTGTGTCGATGACGGCCAAGCTATCGCGACCGGTATCCAGTTTCGAGGGAATGATGGAATCCAACGCACGGTGGCCGCAAAAGCAGAAGTTATCCTAGCGGCTGGCACAATCAAGACACCGCATCTGCTAGAGCTCTCAGGCATCGGTGACGCAAAGCTTCTGCAAGCGCATGGTATCGATATTATCATCGACAATCCTAATGTAGGCGAGAACCTGCAAGAACATGGCCTCGTCCCATTTACCTGGGAGGCTGCCGATGGTCAAATAACCGGGGAAGCTTTACGGGATCCTGAGGTAGCCAAAGCCGCCATGGAAGCATGGCAATCTTCGGGAGCTGGACCATTAGGCTCCCATCCACTAGGTTCGGCTTTCATGACTCTCCCGGAATTGGAAAACGGCGAGCTATCCGGCCTCATAGAAAAGCACCTGAAAGAGGAAGGTTCCGCCAGACAGACGGCGCAGTACCGTATTCTTCGCCGATTTCTCGAAGATCACGACGAGCCAACGTGCCAGTATACGCTAGCACCATTCCAAATGACGCCTGACAAAGGCTCCGATCCTAGAGGCACCTTTAGCATGTCAGAGCCCGGAAACTACATTAGTATAGTGGCAGTCTTGAACCGGCCATTTTCCCGAGGTTCGGTACATCTAGCCTCGTCAGATCCAACAGTGCTGCCGACTTTCGACCCTCGTATGCTGTCACATCCACTTGATCTGGAGATCCAAGCGCGTCATGTAATGTGGCTTGAGACGCTGGCAGCCACGGAGCCCATGGCATCGCTGCTGAAGCCGAATGGCCGTCGACTGCACTATCCAACGCGTGTGACGAGCCTTGAAACAGCGCGTGAGCTCACGCGGGACCGCTTATTATGTCATTATCATGTTTCAGGAACGGCAGCTATGATGCCACGAGAGATCGGGGGTGTGGTTGATGATCGGTTGAGGGTGTATGGATGTAGGAACTTGCGCGTGGTCGACGCCAGTGTGATCCCGTTGATTCCTCGCGGTAACATCCAGACGACAGTGTATGCTGTAGCGGAAAAGGCTGCTGATATAATCAAGGAGGATAGATTGGCTTCACTGTGA
- a CDS encoding uncharacterized protein (COG:S;~EggNog:ENOG410PSAU) — MPLFHSSSHSSSDRSSIDDPNTTSSHSHRRSRHSSGSHSHYSSSSTSPSSSRHHNHSLFGHSRKNEDPSILAAKEQVSRAEAAEREADRALMASKRAVREAREHVRRLDEEAKMEARAAKMKQDQVKSITKRAKPLGRHV, encoded by the exons ATGCCCCTCTTtcactcatcctcccactccAGCTCCGACCGGAGCAGTATTGacgaccccaacaccacatcctctcactctcaccGTCGCTCCCGCCACTCCTCCGGctcccactcccactactcatcgtcatccacttctccttcctcctcccgccaccacaaccactccCTTTTCGGCCATAGCCGAAAAAATGAAGACCCATCCATTCTTGCCGCCAAAGAACAGGTTTCTCGCGCAGAAGCGGCTGAGCGGGAGGCGGATAGGGCACTGATGGCTTCGAAACGGGCAGTGCGTGAGGCCAGAGAACATGTGAGAAGATTGGACGAGGAAGCGAAGATGGA AGCACGCGCTGCGAAAATGAAGCAGGATCAGGTGAAGTCGATTACGAAGAGGGCGAAGCCGTTGGGAA GACATGTGTGA
- a CDS encoding uncharacterized protein (COG:S;~EggNog:ENOG410Q1Z1;~SECRETED:SignalP(1-19);~TransMembrane:1 (n5-16c21/22o263-289i)), with translation MLLRLLSATGALCITTAAAAALPAPQLHSTAGSHQINLPAIPCAFSDSTCTESFDSGSQLTIDFSTQNGTLRANQQPIFPATVPMQFTADRKWESFVQPVQVSYSLDVRPLPARPGAGLGDIYYLKLRLFDQHGQAATQNAIAISLIRDAQGGLQLAMIDPNGSRDYGHGNRVWQMKAWKEQLETYYNHAKEAVKNCVKPEHPKHEHEHEHEHAHEHPHKMAGSSDAHPHRRPSSNKYYPSSQSGHFFWTGREQSIMKIARPVILPALMGIMAGGVACIVGFLLGRLIISIYLCAASRRQQQQNIPIINIEDGEPISEKEALLEPYSDQEPESRQSFP, from the exons ATGTTGCTTCGCCTTCTATCCGCAACTGGTGCCTTGTGCATCACTACTGCGGCCGCCGCAGCTCTGCCCGCACCTCAGCTGCATTCTACCGCTGGTTCTCATCAAATCAACCTTCCTGCTATCCCCTGCGCTTTCTCGGACTCGACTTGCACGGAATCCTTCGACTCTGGTTCACAACTG ACCATCGATTTCTCCACCCAAAATGGCACCCTCCGAGccaaccaacaacccatCTTCCCCGCTACCGTCCCGATGCAGTTCACAGCAGATCGCAAGTGGGAGTCCTTCGTTCAGCCAGTTCAGGTCTCCTACTCGTTGGATGTACGGCCACTGCCTGCTCGTCCCGGCGCTGGTCTGGGCGATATCTACTACCTCAAGCTCCGTCTCTTCGACCAGCACGGTCAAGCTGCCACGCAGAACGCCATTGCCATCAGCCTAATCAGAGACGCCCAGGGTGGTCTGCAGCTGGCGATGATCGACCCGAACGGTAGCCGCGATTACGGTCACGGAAACCGTGTCTGGCAGATGAAGGCCTGGAAGGAACAGCTCGAAACATATTACAACCATGCCAAGGAGGCCGTCAAGAACTGCGTCAAGCCGGAGCACCCGAAGCACGAACACGAGCATGAACATGAACACGCCCACGAGCACCCTCACAAGATGGCCGGATCTTCCGACGCCCATCCCCACCGCCGCCCTTCCTCCAACAAGTACTACCCCTCCAGCCAGAGCGGCCACTTTTTCTGGACCGGACGTGAACAGAGCATCATGAAGATCGCCCGTCCGGTCATCCTCCCCGCCCTGATGGGAATCATGGCTGGTGGAGTGGCCTGCATTGTTGGATTCCTGCTGGGTCGTCTCATCATCTCGATCTACCTGTGCGCCGCTAGCcgccggcagcagcagcagaacattcccatcatcaacatcgaaGACGGCGAGCCTATCTCTGAGAAGGAAGCCCTTCTCGAACCCTACAGCGATCAGGAACCTGAGTCGCGCCAATCATTCCCATga
- a CDS encoding uncharacterized protein (COG:T;~EggNog:ENOG410PIFQ;~InterPro:IPR019826,IPR019819,IPR002018,IPR029058;~MEROPS:MER0033198;~PFAM:PF00135,PF07859;~SECRETED:SignalP(1-24)): protein MHLRKKGYILLLSLLSSISSYAHSKSLPIVDLGYELHQAFSLDQSTQAYNFSNIRYAAPPVSTLRFRPPLPPSTNRTEIQNGAVGRVCPQGEPVWSTEILIPFLESVLTGTPFNGSDDISDYPIVWPPEDARITEDCLFLDVVVPKSVFEGSEAAPVLVWFDGGGFVTGDKTEVLPTGLLERGSEIGKEFVYVAVNYRLGAFGWLSDGEGLGNAGLYDQRLALEWVKKYISLFGGDPGRVTVMGESAGGGSIVHQLAASTGVEREVPFQQAIIQSPGWYMQSVELQKSTLQDFLELLNVTSLEEARQLPSKQLITANAYQIATTSVYGTYTYGPVIDNTFITDLPSRILLDPDFKWKNIRVMTSHTINEGLTFTPPAGMNSSAFQSLIETYIPSISPETVDQIVQYWYPPVYNASTLSSETLGYSNPLERTSVFMSDAFFQCKNRYLDNVFDTSYASVFSVPPGVHAQDVAFNFWDHSQPDTELGLFNASLALTMQDYIITFLNQGFPTSAEDMAIKWKEYSKDGRVMNLGLQDIAITSDPVNSDRCRFWWNITG from the exons ATGCATCTCCGCAAGAAAGGCTACATACTTCTCCTcagtcttctctcctctATCTCATCATATGCTCACTCCAAATCCTTACCCATCGTAGATCTGGGTTATGAGCTACACCAGGCATTTTCTCTCGAT CAATCAACACAAGCCTATAACTTTAGTAACATTCGCTACGCCGCACCACCTGTATCTACCCTGCGCTTTCGCCCACCGCTGCCTCCATCAACGAACAGAACCGAAATTCAGAATGGCGCCGTTGGACGCGTGTGTCCCCAAGGCGAACCTGTATGGTCAACAGAAATCCTGATCCCGTTTCTTGAAAGCGTTTTGACAGGCACGCCGTTTAACGGGTCTGATGATATAAGTGATTATCCAATTGTCTGGCCACCCGAGGATGCAAGAATCACGGAAGATTGCCTTTTCTTGGATGTGGTCGTGCCCAAAAGTGTTTTTGAAGGGTCAGAGGCTGCGCCGGTGCTGGTTTGGTTTGATGGAGGAGGCTTTGTTACGGGTGATAAGACAGAGGTATTGCCTACGGGACTTTTGGAGAGGGGTTCGGAGATTGGAAAGGAGTTTGTGTATGTTGCAGTGAATTATCGG CTGGGAGCATTTGGGTGGCTGTCTGATGGCGAGGGCCTGGGCAATGCTGGGCTTTATGATCAACGCTTAGCATTGGAGTGGGTGAAAAAGTATATCAGTCTGTTTGGTGGTGATCCCGGGCGAGTGACTGTCATGGGTGAGTCTGCTGGAGGTGGTTCTATCGTCCATCAATTGGCAGCATCTacgggggtggagagggaggtgccTTTCCAGCAGGCGATTATTCAGAGCCCAGGGTGGTATATGCAATCAGTTGAACTACAGAAGTCGACTTTACAAGACTTCCTGGAATTATTGAACGTGACCTCTCTCGAAGAGGCCCGTCAACTTCCATCAAAACAGCTGATTACTGCTAATGCCTACCAAATAGCTACTACATCTGTGTACGGAACATATACTTATGGGCCGGTTATTGATAACACATTCATAACGGATCTTCCAAGCAGGATTTTACTAGATCCAGATTTCAAATGGAAGAACATCCGCGTGATGACAAGCCACACAATCAATGAAGGGCTGACTTTCACTCCGCCAGCAGGCATGAACAGCTCAGCCTTCCAATCCCTCATCGAGACTTATATTCCAAGTATATCGCCCGAAACTGTGGATCAAATCGTCCAATACTGGTATCCCCCGGTCTACAACGCTTCAACCTTATCCTCGGAGACATTGGGATATAGCAATCCCTTAGAGCGGACATCGGTCTTCATGAGCGATGCATTCTTTCAATGCAAGAACCGCTACCTCGATAATGTATTCGATACCTCATACGCGTCGGTATTCAGCGTGCCACCGGGTGTGCATGCCCAAGATGTGGCATTCAACTTCTGGGACCATTCCCAGCCCGATACGGAACTGGGGCTATTCAACGCAAGTCTCGCGCTGACCATGCAGGATTATATCATTACGTTTTTGAATCAAGGCTTTCCCACTTCGGCCGAGGATATGGCCATCAAGTGGAAGGAATACTCGAAAGATGGGCGCGTGATGAATTTGGGACTGCAAGATATTGCGATCACCTCCGATCCGGTGAACTCGGACCGGTGTCGATTCTGGTGGAACATTACTGGATGA
- a CDS encoding uncharacterized protein (COG:G;~EggNog:ENOG410PKF5;~InterPro:IPR032710): MASNSTSLPSAPRVNLGDDIILQPPLSRCGQGPGLILIRSANVAECQNKNTSLDPEPLQKWAEESYAVAQITFDSDSSANASLLSIRIDSAIAGLIALPECNDKEKFGILVYGSQSDYAPTFIHSLLAHISGIDKFAAIVYHSIWDASSDTPTLMHIPGSQEPTINGTNYVYPDVSSPGFIIPGHPDFKYSTASVAHTRSLTFLKSHLNGPYFDLEKIWAEHTYYEFDVRSVEKTMATMVQEPYVNHIPTMTGGIGRTKLSNFYLHHFIFNNPDDTALELISRTVGIDRVVDEFIFSFTHDKEVDWLIPGIPPTHKPLRIPFTSVVNIRGDRLYHEHIAWDQATVLVQLGLLPQWLPFPYQLPDGRTPAPGKRFEYKVPAGGVETAEKLKDESAVESNGMFGVGIREVDDS; the protein is encoded by the exons ATGGCCTCCAACTCTACTTCGCTTCCATCCGCCCCGCGCGTCAACCTGGGCGACGACATTATCCTTCAACCCCCTCTTTCACGATGCGGACAGGGTCCAGGCCTGATTTTAATAAGATCAGCCAATGTTGCAGAATGCCAAAACAAAAATACCAGTCTAGACCCAGAGCCACTGCAGAAGTGGGCCGAGGAAAGCTATGCAGTTGCGCAGATCACTTTCGACTCAGATTCAAGCGCGAACGCTTCTCTACTGTCGATCAGAATTGACAGCGCAATTGCCGGCTTAATCGCCCTGCCTGAATGCAATGACAAGGAGAAATTCGGCATATTAG TCTACGGCTCCCAATCCGATTACGCCCCAACATTCATCCACTCACTGCTGGCCCACATCAGTGGCATAGATAAGTTTGCAGCAATAGTATACCACAGCATTTGGGACGCTTCCTCCGATACTCCAACACTCATGCACATCCCAGGGTCCCAAGAACCCACTATCAATGGCACCAACTACGTCTACCCCGACGTATCCTCTCCAggcttcatcatccccggtCACCCCGACTTCAAATACTCCACTGCCAGTGTAGCGCATACCCGTTCCCTCACCTTTCTCAAGAGCCACCTGAACGGGCCATACTTCGACCTGGAGAAAATCTGGGCGGAACACACATACTACGAATTCGATGTTCGATCTGTCGAAAAGACCATGGCCACAATGGTTCAAGAACCATATGTGAACCATATCCCGACC ATGACTGGCGGCATTGGCCGCACCAAACTAAGCAACTTTTACCTCCAccacttcatcttcaacaaccccgaCGACACCGCTCTAGAGCTGATAAGTCGGACTGTGGGTATTGATCGCGTTGTGGATGAGTTTATTTTCTCCTTTACGCATGATAAGGAGGTAGATTGGTT GATCCCCGGCATACCCCCAACCCACAAACCGCTTCGCATCCCCTTCACATCGGTCGTCAACATCCGCGGCGACCGACTCTACCACGAGCACATCGCATGGGATCAAGCGACCGTTCTCGTTCAGTTGGGTCTCCTGCCACAGTGGTTGCCTTTTCCGTACCAACTACCGGATGGAAGGACACCCGCGCCAGGGAAGAGATTTGAATACAAGGTGCCTGCTGGAGGCGTAGAGACCGCGGAGAAATTGAAGGACGAGAGTGCGGTGGAGTCGAATGGGATGTTTGGAGTGGGGATtagggaggtggatgattCGTGA
- a CDS encoding FAD-binding oxidoreductase (CAZy:AA7;~COG:C;~EggNog:ENOG410PV25;~InterPro:IPR006094,IPR036318,IPR016164,IPR016166, IPR012951;~PFAM:PF08031,PF01565;~TransMembrane:2 (o6-26i38-57o);~go_function: GO:0003824 - catalytic activity [Evidence IEA];~go_function: GO:0016491 - oxidoreductase activity [Evidence IEA];~go_function: GO:0050660 - flavin adenine dinucleotide binding [Evidence IEA];~go_function: GO:0071949 - FAD binding [Evidence IEA];~go_process: GO:0055114 - oxidation-reduction process [Evidence IEA]) codes for MQVPLSLPKRLFCILINSPMLFDYLYKATKLSIMKAPFTLALLLSVVGYQPWALYLAEVCEELGPQLSKSAVISAWDATRYERWIKSNAPTPGVVVTPATEQDVAAIVSYCTSNNISFLAQNGGHGWSQTIHLGEDGLLINLKQLDEVTFSKNRREVIVGGGASVAQVIEASSNNNALVQTNNCNCIGALGALLGAGYGSLMGLFGFGIDNVLSLNLVMADGCLHTITPKDIDLFWALRGAGPNFGIVTSAKMKSYPVSASGQAAWTGQLVFSADKLEALVDTIDRITLEPEMSVIMYFMTSGEPDNTPMVALMLYYYGTEEKGRAAFSCFFDLGPTNDTTMATEYAHWVDASSMACSKSGFKIPYSAGLSRMVSSTWKEAWEEYVSFVSLGGTGQSIVLLEAYSLDKARFFGQDSSAYAWRTKVNFNAMAIAWYMDDSLESNARKWASKMRDLWRSTDGLDSPAVYINFAFDEDLSVVYGDNVDGLKAIKAKYDPENVFNQWFSL; via the exons ATGCAAGTGCCGCTTTCACTTCCCAAGAGGCTTTTCTGCATCTTAATCAATAGTCCGATGCTCTTCGACTACCTGTATAAGGCGACAAAACTATCAATCATGAAAGCTCCATTCAcacttgctcttcttctatcaGTTGTCGGATATCAACCCTGGGCCTTGTATCTAGCAGAGGTTTGCGAGGAACTAGGGCCTCAGCTATCAAAGTCGGCTGTGATATCTGCCTGGGATGCAACCAGATATGAGCGCTGGATTAAGTCCAACGCACCTACGCCTGGCGTTGTGGTAACACCGGCTACTGAGCAGGATGTGGCCGCTATT GTCTCATATTGTACCTCTAATAATATCTCATTTCTAGCCCAGAATGGTGGGCATGGATGGTCACAAACAATTCACCTGGGTGAGGATGGATTgctcatcaacctcaaacaGCTTGATGAAGTCACCTTCAGTAAGAACAGAAGGGAAGTAATTGTTGGAGGTGGCGCCTCTGTTGCTCAAGTAATTGAGGCTTCATCGAATAACAACGCTTTAGTTCAGACAAACAATTGCAACTGTATTGGCGCTCTGGGGGCTCTTCTCGGGGCCGGATATGGTAGCCTGATGGGTTTATTCGGCTTCGGGATAGATAACGTACTATCTCTGAATCTGGTGATGGCTGACGGTTGTCTGCATACAATCACACCCAAAGACATAGATCTCTTTTGGGCTCTTCGCGGTGCTGGTCCCAACTTTGGCATTGTCACGTCCGCAAAGATGAAATCATACCCTGTTTCAGCCTCTGGTCAAGCCGCCTGGACGGGGCAACTTGTCTTCTCTGCCGACAAATTGGAAGCTTTGGTTGATACAATCGACAGGATAACTCTAGAACCGGAAATGAGCGTTATTATGTATTTTATGACTAGTGGTGAACCAGACAATACGCCAATGGTTGCGCTCATGCTATATTACTACGGTACCGAAGAAAAAGGGCGGGCTGCATTTTCATGTTTTTTCGACCTAGGTCCAACTAACGACACTACGATGGCAACTGAGTACGCTCACTGGGTTGATGCATCCAGCATGGCCTGTTCAAAAAGCGGGTTCAAAATTCCATACTCTGCCGGACTTAGCCGGATGGTCAGCAGCACTTGGAAAGAGGCTTGGGAGGAGTAtgtttcttttgtttccctGGGTGGCACCGGCCAAAGTATTGTCCTCTTGGAGGCGTATTCACTCGACAAGGCGCGCTTCTTTGGTCAAGATTCGTCAGCTTACGCCTGGAGAACCAAAGTGAATTTCAACGCGATGGCTATAGCATGGTACATGGACGACAGCCTGGAATCAAACGCGAGAAAATGGGCTTCTAAGATGCGTGATTTATGGCGGTCAACTGATGGATTGGACTCACCAGCTGT GTACATCAACTTCGCCTTCGATGAAGATCTTTCGGTTGTGTATGGCGACAACGTCGATGGTCTGAAAGCCATCAAAGCAAAGTATGACCCTGAGAATGTTTTCAATCAATGGTTCAGTCTGTAG